ACCACCAATGTGACGGTGAACAGCGGGGCCAAACTAACCGGCACTGGAGTGATTAGCGGCGCGGTCACTATTCGTGATGGGGCGACGCTGGATGTTGGACCGAGCGCGCTGACCACTGGTTCCCTTATCCTGTCAAACACGTCTGTCCTCGACTTGGCCATCGGGTCGGCCAATGGCGGGACGAATGCGGTCGTGAGGGTGAACGGAAATCTGGTTTTGGATGGGCAACTATTGGTGAGCGATGCTGGCGGCCTGACCGCCGGGCAGAGCTATGCTGCTTTTTATTACACCGGCAACCTGACGAACAACGGCCTCACCTTGCATCCGCTCTCCGCCTGGGAAGTGAGCGTGGACACCAACACGGCACGCGTCGTGAAACTGCTGATGGTCCGCAAGTTTCCCTTCCTGGAGTTTACGAATGCGCCAGCGACCGTCACTGCGCTGTCCACCAATCTGAACGTGATCCTTCATGGCATCACCACCAATGCGATTTGGTATGAGGTGCGCGATGCCACCAACCGGCTTTGGGATTATGGCGCTCATCCGCCATCCGCACCGTGGGATTGCACCATGCGCCATTTGCGCGAAGGCACCAATACGGTTACCGTTTTTGCCCGGCCCACGACGGGTGGCATTGCCAGCAATTCCGTCCAGCTCATACTTACGCTCAGTTCGAACACGCTTGTTCGCCCCCGCCCGGTGCCGGCGGAAATTTGGTGGGGCGGTTCGTGTCATTACAACTTGTATGACACGAATAGCAATATCATCGGCACCCATTCGAACATGGAACAGCTAACCAACACGGTCGGCTGGGATTATGTGAAACGCTGGCACGACGGATTCATGCTGCACGGCTACGTTTGGGTCAACGGAGTGGCCAAGATGACCAATCGCAGCACTGTTGGTCCGGCCATCTCCGCGCAGCTTACGCCGTTAAACACCCGGTTCATCCTTGAAGATGCCTGGCGTCCACAGACGAACAACATGAACTACGGGCACAGTTCTGCGACGGGCCAGTCGGGCAATGCCGCGCTCCTGGAGGGGCTCGGGTTCACGCTCAGCGATGTGACGCAGGATTACAACCCGCAATATCAGGACTTCTCTCAATGGCATCCTGAATGGCCCACGAATAACTTGCGAGTTGCGGGAACAGGTAATACGAATGAAATCAGCGCGGGTTATCCGTACACGTCCGGGCAATGGCGCGATTATGTTACGGATTATCAGCCATTGCGTCCTCACGTCAAAGTGGGTTGGACCTGGTCGCCGGTGTGGTTCAGTTGGTCCAACGGCGTATCGCTTGGCACGGATCCGGGCATTTTCAACTTCACGAATAACGGCACAAACTACTCGTTTAAATGGAATTTTTACGACTTTATGAAAGACGCCTGGCTGGTTGGAACCAGCTTGGGTTCTCCCTTTGCCTTCGTCAGTGATTGCCCTTACGAATATTTTGCCGAATATCCCGGAAATCCCGGTGGCTGGTCGCTCGCGCAACTGGCGGCAAACCGGAAAAAGATCCGCGATTATGAGGCCTGGCTCTGGTCGCGTGGCAGCCGGCATACGCAAATCTGCAATTCGTACGACGGTGGCTCCTCCAACAACGACACGTGGGATCTGAATTACAAGAATCAAAGTCTGACCGTAATGCGCACGCATCAGCAGGAAGGTGGACGCGCGACGCGCTATCTTTTTGAATCATGGTATGCCGGGCCATACGCGGTGTTGCCCGAAACCAAATCCGGCAGCTACGCTAATTTGGCCATGGATGCCATCAAATATATCAAGGGCATCCGGGACACGAATGGTACCCCGGAGGACTTGTCATTCACGTTACTAAATACCGGGGCAGTCGTCACCGTGCAATTGCGTAACGATGGCGATATCCAATGCCTGCCGGTCATTCAGGCGTTTGAAAGCGGCGCGGGAGGAACCGCCGTCAAATACTATGACAGTGCCGGACGGGATATCACGAGCGCGATCCTCAGCGCCGAGGGATTTGCCGTGACGAATTTCCTGGCCACCGGGGCGGTGACCACCATCTCGGTGGCGGTGCAGGGCACTCCCGCTGCACTTTCAAAGACCGTCACGCTTGAAGCGTTTTGGAATCCACAGGATCCCACCGGCTTGGTGCGGGACCGGGTATCTTTGGTGCTGCCGCCGCCGCAAGCTCCGTTTAACGGCACGCCGGAGGTGTTACCGGGAACCATACAGGCCGAAGATTACGATCTCGGCGGTGAAGGGGTCGGTTACCACGATACCACGCTGACCAATGTCTCCGGGCAATACCGTCCCTTGGATGGGGTGGATATCGAAACCTGCTCGGATACCGGAGGCGGTTACAGTCTTGGTAACGTGCTCGCCGGTGAATGGCTTGAGTACACCGTGAATGCCCTGTATCCCGGCCAGTATCAGTTGGAAGTCCGCACGGCTTCTTCCGGCAATGGTGGCACCTTTCATCTGGAAGTGGATGGCGTGAATGTTTCCGGTTTCCTGACCGTGTCCAATACCGGTGGCTGGCAAACCTGGCAGACCCTCACTCGCACCAATGCGGCCATCACCGCTGGGCAGCACGTGTTACGCCTGGCCATGGATACCAATGGTGCGACCGGCTATGTCGGTAACTTCAATTGGATGCGCTTCACTTTCATTGATGCCAACAACCCGGTACGAGCCTATGTGTGGACCAACGCCGCCGGAGGCGTGTGGAGCGGGGCAGGGAATTGGTCCAACGCAGTTGCCCCTCCGGTGGGCGGTAATAGCAACGGCACTGTCCGTTTCGCTGCGGGAGGAGCCTACAGCGCCAGCAACAACCTTGCCGGTGCCTTTGCATTAAATAGTCTGGAAGCTGCGAATCCCTCTAATGCTGCGGTTACGGTGGTGTCGGGCGGCTCGTTGCGTTTTGTGAACCAGACCACCACGCTCGCCCTACCGCAGTTGAACCAGAGCAGTGCAGGTGCCTGCGTCATCTCCAATCCAGTCACGCTGCTGTCGGATCTCACGCTCAATGCCTCGTCCACTGCGCCAGTCACCTTTGCTTCTGAAATATCCGGGGCCGGTGGGTTGGTCAAGAATGGCAACAACACCGTGATCCTTACCGCGAGCAACAGTTTCACGGGGCTTACCCGGGTGCTGAG
This portion of the Verrucomicrobiota bacterium genome encodes:
- a CDS encoding carbohydrate-binding protein — encoded protein: MQFEQQSAIRVPQSAIVRCLFWLLSVILVPVVGAATIDKTNNADALNLGSSWVGGVVPTAADVAQWSAIVTNANTVNLGANTNWLGLKLTSPGGNVVINGANTLTLGTSGIDLSAATRDLTLNCPLTLAGSQTWNIIGGRALTNSANVSGSGMTLSKEGTGTNVVLSGTFTLQKLAVNTGRFLVKGGTLTVSGGTGAYDSIVVSTDGILEQTGGTVSTPNYLTVGQSTSGGTPQATFSGGSFSSGLDFLIGYAQNGILNVSGSANVTVGNNLRFGQAANATVNLNGGTLTADSLSTGGGSSASVVNLNGGKLRASSAPVTPWWPVISGLTAYVKSGGAVFDDNGQSITINQPLLDGTGGGGLTKTGSGTLTLTATNTFTGPTVVSTGTLIVSGRLSGTTNVTVNSGAKLTGTGVISGAVTIRDGATLDVGPSALTTGSLILSNTSVLDLAIGSANGGTNAVVRVNGNLVLDGQLLVSDAGGLTAGQSYAAFYYTGNLTNNGLTLHPLSAWEVSVDTNTARVVKLLMVRKFPFLEFTNAPATVTALSTNLNVILHGITTNAIWYEVRDATNRLWDYGAHPPSAPWDCTMRHLREGTNTVTVFARPTTGGIASNSVQLILTLSSNTLVRPRPVPAEIWWGGSCHYNLYDTNSNIIGTHSNMEQLTNTVGWDYVKRWHDGFMLHGYVWVNGVAKMTNRSTVGPAISAQLTPLNTRFILEDAWRPQTNNMNYGHSSATGQSGNAALLEGLGFTLSDVTQDYNPQYQDFSQWHPEWPTNNLRVAGTGNTNEISAGYPYTSGQWRDYVTDYQPLRPHVKVGWTWSPVWFSWSNGVSLGTDPGIFNFTNNGTNYSFKWNFYDFMKDAWLVGTSLGSPFAFVSDCPYEYFAEYPGNPGGWSLAQLAANRKKIRDYEAWLWSRGSRHTQICNSYDGGSSNNDTWDLNYKNQSLTVMRTHQQEGGRATRYLFESWYAGPYAVLPETKSGSYANLAMDAIKYIKGIRDTNGTPEDLSFTLLNTGAVVTVQLRNDGDIQCLPVIQAFESGAGGTAVKYYDSAGRDITSAILSAEGFAVTNFLATGAVTTISVAVQGTPAALSKTVTLEAFWNPQDPTGLVRDRVSLVLPPPQAPFNGTPEVLPGTIQAEDYDLGGEGVGYHDTTLTNVSGQYRPLDGVDIETCSDTGGGYSLGNVLAGEWLEYTVNALYPGQYQLEVRTASSGNGGTFHLEVDGVNVSGFLTVSNTGGWQTWQTLTRTNAAITAGQHVLRLAMDTNGATGYVGNFNWMRFTFIDANNPVRAYVWTNAAGGVWSGAGNWSNAVAPPVGGNSNGTVRFAAGGAYSASNNLAGAFALNSLEAANPSNAAVTVVSGGSLRFVNQTTTLALPQLNQSSAGACVISNPVTLLSDLTLNASSTAPVTFASEISGAGGLVKNGNNTVILTASNSFTGLTRVLSGTLQVGNGITNGSLAGDITNNATLDFIVLTNTTVTQPGDISGTGGLIKDGFGTLILSGSNTFAGDLNVKTGAVWITSSYGLGVGTKSIYLNNGSPGHPELHLDGSLGSVVLPSSIAFFTSWAGGCLFNEAGDNVIQGNVTLTGGGGDTVIYSKAGTLTLTGTFAPSTTGRNLRFYGPGAGLVSGTIADGGTNMLAVAVAGGMWTFSGTNTYSLTTSVQGGSLWVNGALSGTGAVSVAANAVLGGNGLIRGPVTVNGGGQLTPGDTDCGTLTISNALTFAANSTNLMRLAKALGTNDQVAGLGKVTYGGTLVITNLGGILAAGDRFKLFSATNYTGTFAKTNLPALRPGLTWTNKLLLDGSLEIIGAAAPLQIVKPALIGAGQNLSLSGSGGQPGTVYYLLAATNITTPGSNWVPVLTNTFDTNGGFSATNTINRTVPRRFLRLQMQ